The Actinosynnema mirum DSM 43827 genomic interval CAGCGGTCCAGCTTCAGCTGGAACAGGCCGGCGAAGCCGCCGATCCCGCCGAGCACCTCGGGGCGGTGCGCCTTGGCCGCCCACGGCTTGAGCTTCTCCACCGCCTCGTCACCGGCTTCGATGCTCACTCCGGCTGCGGCGTAGGTCGCCTTGGCGCTGTCCGTCACGTCTACAAGCTCCATCTTCAGGGCCTCTGGAGGGCGTCCTCGGCACCGTACCCGTTCGGCAGGACCGGGGTCGCCGAGCCCGCGACGCCGCGACCGCCGTCCCCGCGAACGCCTTCGAGCAGGTGCTTGCCGATGAGCGCGTCCTCGGGCAGGGGGATCGGGTACTCGCCGTCGAAGCAGGCCGCGCACAGCCGCGACTTGGGCTGCTCGGTGGCCGAGACGAGCTCCTCCAGCGAGACGTAGCCGAGCGAGTCCGAGCCGATCGAGCGGCGGATGCCGTCGTCGTCGAGGCCGTTCGCGATCAGCTCGGCGCGCGAGGCGAAGTCGATGCCGTAGAAGCACGGCCACTTCACGGGCGGCGACGCGATCCGGACGTGCACCTCCAGCGCGCCGGCCTCGCGGAGCATCCGCACGAGCGCGCGCTGGGTGTTGCCGCGCACGATCGAGTCGTCCACGACGACCAGGCGCTTGCCGCGGATGACGTCGCGCAGCGGGTTGAGCTTGAGCCGGATGCCGAGCTGGCGGATGGTCTGCGACGGCTGGATGAACGTGCGGCCGACGTAGGCGTTCTTGACCAGGCCGGACCCGTAGGGGATGCCGGAGGCCTGGGCGTAGCCGATGGCGGCGGGCGTGCCGGACTCGGGCACCGGGATGACCAGGTCGGCCTCGACCGGGTGCTCCTTGGCGAGCCTGCGGCCGATCTCGACGCGGGTGGCGTGCACGCCGCGCCCGGCGATCGAGGTGTCCGGGCGGGCCAGGTACACGTACTCGAAGATGCAGCCCTTGGGCTCGGGGTTGGCGAACCGGCTGGACCGCAGGCCGTTCTCGTCGATGGCGATCAGCTCGCCGGGCTCGACCTCGCGGACGTACGAGGCGCCGACGATGTCGAGCGCGGCGGTCTCGCTGGCCACGACCCAGCCGCGCTCAAGGCGGCCGAGGACGAGCGGGTGCACGCCGTGCGAGTCGCGGGCCGCGTACAGCGTCGACTCGTCCGAGAAGACCAGGCAGAACGCGCCGCGCAGGGTCGGCAGCAGCTTCATGGCCGACTGCTCGATGCCCAGGTCGGCGGCGTCGGCGGCGAGCAGGCCGCACACCAGGTCGGAGTCGGTGGTCGCGCCGTGACCGGTGTCGAGGCCGGCGGCGACGGCCCGCTCGCGCAGCTCGGCGGTGTTGACCAGGTTGCCGTTGTGGCCGAGCGAGAGGGCCGAGCCGGTCGCGGTGTGCCGGAACGTCGGCTGCGCGTTCTCCCACGTCGTGGAGCCCGTGGTGGAGTAGCGGCAGTGGCCGACGGCGACGTGGCCGCGCAGCGAGGAGAGCACCTGCTCGTCGAACACCTGGGAGACCAGGCCGAGGTCCTTGAAGACCACGACCTGGGACCCGTCGCCGACCGAGATGCCCGCGGCCTCCTGGCCGCGGTGCTGGAGCGCGTAGAGGCCGTAGTAAGTGAGCTTGGAGACTTCCTCACCCGGCGCCCACACGCCGAAGACACCGCATTCCTCGCGGGGTTCTCGATCGGGGTGGTCGGGTTCGGTGCGGCCGGTTGCTGACTGGTCGGTGACCACCGAGTGCTCCCTAGCGACGATGTCGGGCTGCACTCCGAGTGTAAGGCGAACGGGGGGTGAACCACCCCCATCAGCACCCCCGGTACGTGACCAAACGCACCTCAGTCGAGCCGGAGCGCCCGCACCAGGGCGGGATCGCCCTCGGCGCGGAGCGGCAACCTGCCCCACAGCCCGTAGTGGACCAGCTGCGCCTCGCCC includes:
- the purF gene encoding amidophosphoribosyltransferase, with protein sequence MVTDQSATGRTEPDHPDREPREECGVFGVWAPGEEVSKLTYYGLYALQHRGQEAAGISVGDGSQVVVFKDLGLVSQVFDEQVLSSLRGHVAVGHCRYSTTGSTTWENAQPTFRHTATGSALSLGHNGNLVNTAELRERAVAAGLDTGHGATTDSDLVCGLLAADAADLGIEQSAMKLLPTLRGAFCLVFSDESTLYAARDSHGVHPLVLGRLERGWVVASETAALDIVGASYVREVEPGELIAIDENGLRSSRFANPEPKGCIFEYVYLARPDTSIAGRGVHATRVEIGRRLAKEHPVEADLVIPVPESGTPAAIGYAQASGIPYGSGLVKNAYVGRTFIQPSQTIRQLGIRLKLNPLRDVIRGKRLVVVDDSIVRGNTQRALVRMLREAGALEVHVRIASPPVKWPCFYGIDFASRAELIANGLDDDGIRRSIGSDSLGYVSLEELVSATEQPKSRLCAACFDGEYPIPLPEDALIGKHLLEGVRGDGGRGVAGSATPVLPNGYGAEDALQRP